A genomic segment from Brienomyrus brachyistius isolate T26 chromosome 9, BBRACH_0.4, whole genome shotgun sequence encodes:
- the ntrk1 gene encoding high affinity nerve growth factor receptor isoform X1: protein MGGTRRGTLASLALLGLFVPVLFGCPDACRCSFTSLNCLDPDRLTGAPVLAPQDSENITDIYIENQADLRNITELDFANYRELKNLTITFCGLVHISTKAFQYNLKLQYVNLASNSLQFISWKVFHSLPLLNLILKDNMLSCSCDLYWLQQWQRSGLADVLHQTLHCYFNGSSLPLENMVMENCKMPEVTVTASQQTVREGGNLTFLCQVKGDPTPLARWQTEGLQSYYTLEERIWGPTQELVISLFNVSSMDNLYNLTCEAENRAGPGEDVVMLDIQFPVKILWLRDAEAQHHWCFPFAVDGNPAPTIHWLYNGSELTESEFMYTQLIVERDDGSVQHGCLFLNKPTHLNNGHYTLIVNNGLGSDQATATGIFMDSPFGPLDLDGIVPMQRDIKTPRSKVNDAVTENLENRVFGVSVAVGLAVFACTFLLIMVLVINKCGQHSKFGIHRASVLGTEEDLAVSLRFMNFGSSTPTADKGTLESGLSSFVENPQYFCGIIKDKDMCVQHIKRQDIVLKWELGEGAFGKVYLAECAKLSPDGDRMLVAIKTLKDANESTRQDFQREAELLTVLQHEHIVRFYGVCTDGEPLAMVFEYMRHGDLNRFLRAHGPDARMLEEVKIPPPGQLTLPQMLQIAAQIASGMVYLASLHFVHRDLATRNCLVGEGLVVKIGDFGMSRDIYSTDYYRVGGRTMLPIRWMPPESIMYRKFTTESDIWSFGVVLWEIFTYGKQPWYQLSNSEAIECITQGRELERPRTCPKEVHLLMQACWQREPQQRMLIKDIHSRLVALVKSPPVYLDILE, encoded by the exons ATGGGCGGCACACGCCGGGGGACCCTCGCATCCCTGGCGCTGCTCGGCCTGTTTGTGCCGGTGCTGTTTGGATGCCCAGATGCCTGCCGATGCTCCTTCACCAGCCTGAACTGCCTGGACCCCGACCGGCTGACCGGTGCTCCTGTGCTGGCACCGCAGGACAGCGAGAACATCACCGACAT CTACATTGAAAACCAAGCTGACCTGAGGAACATCACAGAATTAGATTTTGCCAACTATCGGGAACTGAAGAACTT AACaatcactttctgtgggctggtTCACATCTCCACAAAGGCCTTCCAGTACAACCTCAAGCTGCAGTATGT CAACTTGGCTTCCAACTCTCTGCAGTTCATCAGCTGGAAGGTGTTCCATTCCCTTCCCCTGCTGAACCT GATTTTGAAAGACAACATGCTCTCCTGCTCGTGTGACCTTTACTggcttcagcagtggcagcgttCCGGCCTTGCGGACGTCCTGCACCAGACGCTGCACTGTTATTTcaatggaagcagcctgccgttGGAGAACATGGTGATGGAAAACTGCA AAATGCCTGAGGTCACCGTTACTGCTTCTCAGCAGACCGTTCGGGAAGGAGGAAACTTAACCTTCCTTTGCCAGGTGAAAGGTGACCCCACACCGTTGGCAAGATGGCAGACAGAAGGTCTGCAGTCCTATTACACCTTGGAG GAGAGAATCTGGGGACCCACACAGGAACTGGTTATCAGTCTGTTTAATGTCTCCTCCATGGACAATCTCTACAACCTGACCTGTGAGGCTGAGAACCGAGCAGGTCCAGGGGAGGATGTGGTGATGCTGGACATTCAGT TCCCTGTCAAGATCCTATGGCTGAGGGATGCAGAGGCTCAGCATCACTGGTGCTTCCCCTTCGCAGTGGACGGTAACCCCGCGCCTACTATCCACTGGCTCTACAACGGCTCCGAGCTGACCGAGTCCGAGTTCATGTACACCCAGCTCATCGTGGAGAGGGATGACGGATCTGTGCAGCACGGCTGCCTCTTCCTCAATAAACCCACCCACCTTAACAATGGCCACTACACCCTCATCGTGAACAACGGGCTTGGCAGCGACCAGGCGACCGCCACAGGCATATTCATGGACAGCCCCTTTGGACCCCTCGATCTTGACGGCATCGTCCCCA TGCAAAGGGATATCAAAA CTCCTCGCAGCAAAGTCAATGATGCCGTCACTGAGAATCTGGAGAACAGAGTTTTTGGT GTGTCAGTAGCAGTGGGCCTGGCTGTATTTGCATGTACCTTCCTGCTGATCATGGTCCTGGTCATCAATAAGTGTGGGCAGCACTCCAAGTTCGGCATCCACA GGGCATCTGTCCTAGGCACTGAGGAGGACCTTGCAGTCTCACTTCGCTTCATGAATTTTGGGAGCAGCACCCCCACTGCAGACAAGGGCACCCTTGAGTCCGGACTGTCCAGCTTTGTGGAAAACCCCCAGTATTTCTGCGGCATTATCAAGGATAAGgacatgt GCGTGCAGCACATTAAGAGGCAGGACATCGTGCTGAAGTGGGAGCTGGGAGAGGGCGCCTTCGGCAAGGTTTACCTGGCAGAATGTGCCAAGCTGAGTCCCGACGGTGATAGGATGCTGGTTGCCATTAAG ACTCTGAAGGACGCCAACGAGTCGACGCGGCAGGACTTCCAGCGCGAGGCCGAGCTGCTGACGGTGCTGCAGCACGAGCACATCGTGCGTTTCTACGGCGTCTGCACCGACGGCGAGCCCCTGGCCATGGTCTTCGAGTACATGAGGCACGGAGACCTCAACCGCTTCCTGAG GGCCCATGGACCAGATGCCAGGATGCTGGAGGAAGTGAAGATACCCCCCCCTGGGCAGCTCACCCTGCCGCAGATGCTGCAGATCGCAGCTCAGATCGCCTCAGGCATGGTCTACCTGGCTTCTCTGCACTTCGTCCACCGGGACCTGGCTACACGAAACTGTCTCGTCGGGGAAGGTCTGGTGGTGAAGATCGGGGATTTCGGCATGTCCCGGGACATATACAGCACTGATTACTACAGG GTGGGCGGGCGAACCATGCTACCCATACGCTGGATGCCCCCGGAGAGCATCATGTACAGGAAATTCACCACGGAGAGCGACATCTGGAGTTTCGGCGTGGTCCTCTGGGAGATCTTCACCTACGGAAAGCAGCCCTGGTACCAGCTCTCCAACAGTGAG GCAATAGAGTGCATCACCCAGGGCCGGGAGCTGGAGAGACCTCGAACGTGTCCCAAAGAGGTGCACCTCCTCATGCAGGCCTGCTGGCAGAGGGAGCCCCAGCAGAGAATGCTCATCAAGGACATCCACAGCCGGCTGGTGGCTTTGGTCAAAAGCCCACCGGTCTATCTGGATATCCTGGAGTAG
- the ntrk1 gene encoding high affinity nerve growth factor receptor isoform X2, with product MGGTRRGTLASLALLGLFVPVLFGCPDACRCSFTSLNCLDPDRLTGAPVLAPQDSENITDIYIENQADLRNITELDFANYRELKNLTITFCGLVHISTKAFQYNLKLQYVNLASNSLQFISWKVFHSLPLLNLILKDNMLSCSCDLYWLQQWQRSGLADVLHQTLHCYFNGSSLPLENMVMENCKMPEVTVTASQQTVREGGNLTFLCQVKGDPTPLARWQTEGLQSYYTLEERIWGPTQELVISLFNVSSMDNLYNLTCEAENRAGPGEDVVMLDIQFPVKILWLRDAEAQHHWCFPFAVDGNPAPTIHWLYNGSELTESEFMYTQLIVERDDGSVQHGCLFLNKPTHLNNGHYTLIVNNGLGSDQATATGIFMDSPFGPLDLDGIVPTPRSKVNDAVTENLENRVFGVSVAVGLAVFACTFLLIMVLVINKCGQHSKFGIHRASVLGTEEDLAVSLRFMNFGSSTPTADKGTLESGLSSFVENPQYFCGIIKDKDMCVQHIKRQDIVLKWELGEGAFGKVYLAECAKLSPDGDRMLVAIKTLKDANESTRQDFQREAELLTVLQHEHIVRFYGVCTDGEPLAMVFEYMRHGDLNRFLRAHGPDARMLEEVKIPPPGQLTLPQMLQIAAQIASGMVYLASLHFVHRDLATRNCLVGEGLVVKIGDFGMSRDIYSTDYYRVGGRTMLPIRWMPPESIMYRKFTTESDIWSFGVVLWEIFTYGKQPWYQLSNSEAIECITQGRELERPRTCPKEVHLLMQACWQREPQQRMLIKDIHSRLVALVKSPPVYLDILE from the exons ATGGGCGGCACACGCCGGGGGACCCTCGCATCCCTGGCGCTGCTCGGCCTGTTTGTGCCGGTGCTGTTTGGATGCCCAGATGCCTGCCGATGCTCCTTCACCAGCCTGAACTGCCTGGACCCCGACCGGCTGACCGGTGCTCCTGTGCTGGCACCGCAGGACAGCGAGAACATCACCGACAT CTACATTGAAAACCAAGCTGACCTGAGGAACATCACAGAATTAGATTTTGCCAACTATCGGGAACTGAAGAACTT AACaatcactttctgtgggctggtTCACATCTCCACAAAGGCCTTCCAGTACAACCTCAAGCTGCAGTATGT CAACTTGGCTTCCAACTCTCTGCAGTTCATCAGCTGGAAGGTGTTCCATTCCCTTCCCCTGCTGAACCT GATTTTGAAAGACAACATGCTCTCCTGCTCGTGTGACCTTTACTggcttcagcagtggcagcgttCCGGCCTTGCGGACGTCCTGCACCAGACGCTGCACTGTTATTTcaatggaagcagcctgccgttGGAGAACATGGTGATGGAAAACTGCA AAATGCCTGAGGTCACCGTTACTGCTTCTCAGCAGACCGTTCGGGAAGGAGGAAACTTAACCTTCCTTTGCCAGGTGAAAGGTGACCCCACACCGTTGGCAAGATGGCAGACAGAAGGTCTGCAGTCCTATTACACCTTGGAG GAGAGAATCTGGGGACCCACACAGGAACTGGTTATCAGTCTGTTTAATGTCTCCTCCATGGACAATCTCTACAACCTGACCTGTGAGGCTGAGAACCGAGCAGGTCCAGGGGAGGATGTGGTGATGCTGGACATTCAGT TCCCTGTCAAGATCCTATGGCTGAGGGATGCAGAGGCTCAGCATCACTGGTGCTTCCCCTTCGCAGTGGACGGTAACCCCGCGCCTACTATCCACTGGCTCTACAACGGCTCCGAGCTGACCGAGTCCGAGTTCATGTACACCCAGCTCATCGTGGAGAGGGATGACGGATCTGTGCAGCACGGCTGCCTCTTCCTCAATAAACCCACCCACCTTAACAATGGCCACTACACCCTCATCGTGAACAACGGGCTTGGCAGCGACCAGGCGACCGCCACAGGCATATTCATGGACAGCCCCTTTGGACCCCTCGATCTTGACGGCATCGTCCCCA CTCCTCGCAGCAAAGTCAATGATGCCGTCACTGAGAATCTGGAGAACAGAGTTTTTGGT GTGTCAGTAGCAGTGGGCCTGGCTGTATTTGCATGTACCTTCCTGCTGATCATGGTCCTGGTCATCAATAAGTGTGGGCAGCACTCCAAGTTCGGCATCCACA GGGCATCTGTCCTAGGCACTGAGGAGGACCTTGCAGTCTCACTTCGCTTCATGAATTTTGGGAGCAGCACCCCCACTGCAGACAAGGGCACCCTTGAGTCCGGACTGTCCAGCTTTGTGGAAAACCCCCAGTATTTCTGCGGCATTATCAAGGATAAGgacatgt GCGTGCAGCACATTAAGAGGCAGGACATCGTGCTGAAGTGGGAGCTGGGAGAGGGCGCCTTCGGCAAGGTTTACCTGGCAGAATGTGCCAAGCTGAGTCCCGACGGTGATAGGATGCTGGTTGCCATTAAG ACTCTGAAGGACGCCAACGAGTCGACGCGGCAGGACTTCCAGCGCGAGGCCGAGCTGCTGACGGTGCTGCAGCACGAGCACATCGTGCGTTTCTACGGCGTCTGCACCGACGGCGAGCCCCTGGCCATGGTCTTCGAGTACATGAGGCACGGAGACCTCAACCGCTTCCTGAG GGCCCATGGACCAGATGCCAGGATGCTGGAGGAAGTGAAGATACCCCCCCCTGGGCAGCTCACCCTGCCGCAGATGCTGCAGATCGCAGCTCAGATCGCCTCAGGCATGGTCTACCTGGCTTCTCTGCACTTCGTCCACCGGGACCTGGCTACACGAAACTGTCTCGTCGGGGAAGGTCTGGTGGTGAAGATCGGGGATTTCGGCATGTCCCGGGACATATACAGCACTGATTACTACAGG GTGGGCGGGCGAACCATGCTACCCATACGCTGGATGCCCCCGGAGAGCATCATGTACAGGAAATTCACCACGGAGAGCGACATCTGGAGTTTCGGCGTGGTCCTCTGGGAGATCTTCACCTACGGAAAGCAGCCCTGGTACCAGCTCTCCAACAGTGAG GCAATAGAGTGCATCACCCAGGGCCGGGAGCTGGAGAGACCTCGAACGTGTCCCAAAGAGGTGCACCTCCTCATGCAGGCCTGCTGGCAGAGGGAGCCCCAGCAGAGAATGCTCATCAAGGACATCCACAGCCGGCTGGTGGCTTTGGTCAAAAGCCCACCGGTCTATCTGGATATCCTGGAGTAG